In Candidatus Desulfofervidus auxilii, one genomic interval encodes:
- a CDS encoding dual specificity protein phosphatase family protein: MRFILNHLAIGSFGEALRPSSKITALLNVAKEMDLKTSLVYHKVPIIDMQPIPPSQMLEAVKWIQKHISKHIIMVFCNAGIGRSPSVVIGHLCCFLNYGFGEAIEYVAKRKPNISILPNLLRTIEETKLLLGLNIPQNLGVNL, encoded by the coding sequence TTGAGGTTTATTTTAAACCACTTAGCTATAGGAAGTTTCGGAGAGGCTTTAAGGCCATCTTCTAAGATTACGGCTCTATTAAACGTGGCAAAGGAAATGGATTTAAAAACAAGTCTTGTTTATCATAAAGTTCCTATTATTGATATGCAACCTATTCCTCCAAGCCAGATGCTGGAGGCGGTCAAATGGATTCAAAAACACATTAGTAAGCACATTATCATGGTCTTTTGCAATGCTGGGATTGGACGTTCTCCTTCGGTGGTAATAGGCCATCTTTGCTGTTTTCTTAATTATGGTTTTGGTGAAGCAATAGAATATGTGGCAAAAAGAAAGCCTAATATTTCTATTCTTCCCAATCTATTGAGAACTATTGAAGAAACAAAATTGTTATTAGGCTTGAACATTCCCCAGAATTTAGGCGTTAATCTTTAA
- a CDS encoding AsmA family protein, whose protein sequence is MQKWIKRLAIVVIVFIVILVGIYIFFSIYFTPQRLKALVVPRLTAALGREVEIKEIRFNLFKGLEVKEFSVKEATGFPIEQFISCEKLILRYRFWPLFRKKIEIGKLILESPQIEIIKNIQGRFNFEDIVSQFKKKKALAPSPSKKDEKAGMAFALFISEVKVKDGTAVFRDLKQATSITLKKTDFVARDISLTHSFPIELSCLLNEVSVTIEGKVNLATLKTDLKTKAFASDLSSLLPVLPPGKLNDLRGKAGLKVDLKTEGINNAQAKGILEAKNVSFISQKRDYENLNIDSKFDLLWNGSQQKVVLNKVHSLLNGFSLDTAGFIGKKEMKLKFDIPLQSLKPLIKLTTETETIKVKKGQISANLAVQGNPYQLTSLELNGDVSLQDVSLKLKDMPSISSVKGKLSFQKQDAIFTIPLSGKIGNTYFKLNGKVKHFFDKPIVTLNAEFNKLKLEEWLSLSFPKKLNTSEVVNNKNQSKKQDKEPAPLNLPFVASGQIKISDLSYKKIIVSKFTTTYNFKDNVLVLKPIYGQFQKGGTIKGKIKLDLSKRGFIYDLDLNLDKIDINNFTQSLLSPSVGELRGKGSLITKIKGKGITAPSLEKYLNGWINASFANGELRGNPLLQKVAEFLDIKALTNPKFKEFKSNLEVENGKINIKGKMKERDYGFFLQGSSTVTGKLDLQSDITLNANLVQNSKAKQIFKIVPRNEEGYYFVPLLIKGKFNAPKIALNTKAIGEKVKEEAQKNLEKVLEKQIEKTPLKDLLF, encoded by the coding sequence ATGCAGAAATGGATTAAACGTTTAGCAATTGTTGTTATTGTTTTTATTGTTATCTTAGTAGGCATTTATATCTTTTTTTCTATTTATTTCACTCCACAGAGGCTTAAGGCCTTGGTGGTTCCCAGATTAACAGCAGCCTTAGGGCGTGAAGTAGAAATAAAGGAAATTCGTTTCAATCTCTTTAAAGGGCTGGAGGTAAAGGAATTTTCGGTAAAAGAGGCCACTGGTTTTCCTATAGAGCAATTTATTTCTTGTGAGAAACTTATTCTAAGATATAGATTTTGGCCGCTTTTTAGAAAAAAAATAGAGATAGGTAAGCTAATTTTAGAAAGTCCCCAGATTGAAATCATAAAAAATATACAAGGGAGATTTAATTTTGAAGATATTGTTTCTCAATTTAAAAAGAAAAAGGCGCTAGCACCTTCTCCTTCCAAAAAGGATGAAAAGGCAGGTATGGCCTTTGCCCTTTTTATCTCTGAGGTAAAAGTAAAAGATGGAACTGCAGTTTTTAGGGACTTAAAACAGGCAACAAGTATTACTTTAAAAAAGACAGATTTTGTAGCCAGGGATATTTCCCTTACTCATTCTTTCCCTATTGAGCTTAGCTGTCTCCTTAACGAAGTCTCTGTGACAATAGAGGGAAAAGTTAATTTGGCTACTCTTAAAACAGACCTTAAAACTAAGGCCTTTGCCTCTGATTTGTCATCTTTACTTCCTGTTTTACCTCCTGGGAAGTTAAATGATTTGAGAGGAAAGGCAGGTTTAAAGGTTGATTTGAAAACTGAAGGGATAAACAATGCTCAGGCAAAAGGGATATTAGAGGCCAAAAATGTCTCCTTTATTTCTCAAAAAAGGGATTATGAGAACTTGAATATAGACAGTAAATTTGACCTCTTGTGGAATGGTAGTCAACAAAAAGTAGTTTTAAATAAAGTGCATAGCTTGCTAAATGGCTTTTCTCTAGATACGGCAGGTTTTATTGGTAAAAAAGAAATGAAATTAAAGTTTGATATTCCCCTGCAATCATTAAAACCTTTAATTAAATTAACTACTGAGACTGAAACAATTAAAGTAAAAAAGGGGCAAATCAGTGCTAATTTGGCTGTTCAAGGTAATCCTTATCAATTGACTAGTTTGGAACTCAATGGTGATGTTTCTTTACAAGATGTTTCCCTAAAGCTAAAAGATATGCCTTCTATCTCATCTGTTAAGGGTAAACTTTCTTTTCAAAAGCAAGATGCCATTTTTACGATTCCTTTGTCAGGGAAAATAGGTAATACTTACTTCAAATTAAATGGGAAGGTCAAACACTTTTTTGATAAACCAATAGTTACTTTAAATGCAGAGTTTAATAAATTAAAATTAGAAGAGTGGTTGAGTTTAAGCTTCCCTAAAAAGTTAAACACATCTGAAGTTGTTAATAATAAAAATCAGAGTAAAAAACAGGATAAAGAGCCAGCACCATTAAATCTTCCTTTTGTTGCTAGTGGTCAGATAAAAATTTCTGATTTATCTTACAAAAAAATAATTGTGTCCAAATTTACCACTACTTATAACTTTAAGGATAATGTTTTAGTCTTAAAACCCATTTATGGCCAATTTCAGAAGGGAGGAACAATAAAGGGAAAGATAAAACTAGATTTGAGTAAAAGGGGTTTTATTTATGACTTGGATTTGAATTTAGATAAAATAGATATAAATAATTTTACTCAGAGCCTCTTATCTCCTTCAGTAGGCGAATTAAGAGGTAAAGGAAGCTTAATTACAAAGATTAAGGGCAAAGGCATAACTGCACCTAGTTTGGAAAAATATCTTAATGGCTGGATAAATGCTTCTTTCGCTAACGGAGAACTTAGAGGCAATCCTCTTTTGCAGAAAGTAGCTGAATTTTTGGATATAAAAGCATTGACTAATCCTAAATTCAAGGAATTTAAAAGCAATTTAGAAGTAGAGAATGGAAAGATAAACATAAAGGGGAAGATGAAGGAAAGAGATTATGGGTTTTTTTTACAAGGAAGTTCTACAGTTACAGGAAAACTAGATTTACAGAGTGATATAACTCTGAATGCTAATTTAGTCCAAAACTCCAAGGCAAAACAGATATTTAAAATTGTACCTAGAAATGAAGAGGGATATTATTTCGTGCCTTTGCTGATTAAAGGAAAGTTTAACGCACCTAAAATAGCATTAAATACAAAAGCTATTGGGGAAAAAGTAAAAGAAGAAGCCCAGAAGAATTTAGAAAAGGTTCTGGAAAAACAAATTGAAAAAACGCCTCTAAAAGATTTGCTTTTTTGA
- a CDS encoding glycosyltransferase family 4 protein, translating to MLIPILTKLALRKHIVDEPGPRKVHTLPMPKLGGLAIATGTLFPIIIWTDFVAEIKGLVSGLVIIVVLGLLDDFYELRYREKFIGQFVATFVAIFLSRIYVTQLGSLGELNLILPLWIALPLTVVFIVGATNAINLADGLDGLAAGISLLSFGCIAYLAYISGEMPIFISSLAIIGAILGFLRFNTYPATIFMGDTGSQFLGFSAGWLSLALTQKETNPLSHVLPVIILGFPILDTLAVMLERFSQGRPIFIADKNHFHHKLLRIGFSHKEAVIIIYFLQCLLITFALIFRYYPEGFLFGGYLLFCLIVLCFFYIAERTHWVLRRSVNMDKDLAFATLSSSTKDKINKGVFKIISFIIPILLLFLSLIPRQIPKDMGIISLLLLTIILVVYTTKREVWLRFFIRLNLYIAGIFLIYLVNKEKIIWFQINMYYLQIIIFSLLMVLIAICVKFSEPEYFQMTPLDYLIIFMIFIILLISHLPRKQIAMDNLSIFLAETMVFFWGVELILSHKFGKWNALSVSTLIVLFITGIRGLF from the coding sequence GTGTTGATTCCAATTTTAACTAAACTAGCACTTAGAAAACACATAGTGGATGAACCAGGACCTAGGAAAGTTCATACTTTACCCATGCCCAAGTTAGGAGGTTTGGCCATTGCTACTGGGACACTGTTTCCTATAATTATTTGGACAGATTTTGTAGCAGAAATAAAGGGTTTAGTGAGTGGGTTAGTGATTATCGTTGTTTTGGGACTCCTAGATGATTTTTATGAGCTCAGATATAGGGAGAAATTCATAGGGCAATTTGTGGCAACCTTTGTGGCTATTTTTTTAAGTAGAATTTATGTAACCCAACTGGGTAGCTTAGGGGAGCTGAATTTAATACTCCCATTGTGGATAGCACTTCCATTAACTGTAGTGTTTATAGTAGGAGCCACAAATGCCATAAATCTGGCAGATGGACTAGATGGTCTAGCTGCAGGCATTAGCTTACTTAGCTTTGGCTGTATCGCCTATTTAGCTTATATTAGTGGAGAGATGCCCATTTTTATCTCATCTCTGGCCATTATAGGAGCCATTTTGGGCTTTTTAAGATTTAATACCTATCCAGCCACCATCTTTATGGGTGATACAGGAAGCCAATTTTTGGGTTTTTCTGCTGGCTGGCTTTCTCTGGCACTGACACAAAAGGAAACCAATCCCTTAAGTCATGTCCTTCCTGTTATTATTTTAGGATTTCCCATTCTGGATACCTTGGCTGTAATGCTAGAAAGATTTTCTCAGGGTAGGCCTATTTTTATAGCTGATAAAAATCACTTTCACCATAAACTCCTAAGAATAGGGTTTAGCCATAAAGAAGCAGTCATTATTATATATTTTCTTCAGTGTTTACTTATCACCTTTGCCCTGATATTTCGCTATTACCCTGAGGGATTTCTATTTGGGGGGTATTTATTGTTTTGTTTGATAGTATTATGTTTTTTCTATATAGCAGAAAGAACTCATTGGGTTCTCAGAAGGTCAGTAAATATGGATAAAGACTTGGCTTTTGCCACTTTGAGCAGTAGTACCAAAGATAAAATCAATAAAGGAGTATTTAAGATTATATCCTTTATAATACCTATTTTGCTTTTGTTCTTGTCCTTGATACCTAGACAAATTCCTAAAGATATGGGTATTATTTCTTTACTCCTGTTGACTATAATTTTGGTAGTTTACACTACTAAAAGGGAGGTTTGGCTCCGCTTTTTTATCCGTTTGAATCTGTATATTGCAGGTATATTTCTTATTTATCTAGTAAATAAAGAAAAAATCATCTGGTTTCAAATAAACATGTATTATCTCCAAATAATAATATTTTCATTATTGATGGTTTTAATAGCCATCTGTGTAAAATTTAGCGAGCCAGAATATTTTCAAATGACTCCCTTAGATTATCTTATAATTTTTATGATTTTTATTATTCTTTTGATATCTCACCTTCCGAGAAAGCAAATAGCTATGGATAATTTAAGTATATTTCTGGCAGAGACTATGGTCTTTTTTTGGGGGGTTGAGCTTATCTTAAGCCATAAATTTGGGAAATGGAATGCATTGAGTGTATCTACCTTAATTGTTTTATTTATTACAGGAATTAGAGGCCTGTTCTAA
- a CDS encoding aldehyde ferredoxin oxidoreductase family protein, with the protein MFGYQGKFLRVDLSKAETNLEEADTEVYLNFLGGRGLGVKIFSAEVSPEITPLSPENKIVMATGPLTGTGASCGSICNIVTKSSLTKTIISAQAKLYFGAELKASGYDGIIIEGRAQEPSYLFIKDQKAQLLPAKYLSEMNTDQTEALIRSTINDPWEAREIRIISIGPAGEKLLPLAALVTDGMLVPNSVGIGAVFGSKNLKAIVVRGTKDILIHDPKLFLKAVVNSINEFYQSSSLKAFSELSSYVILEEFLNNGILSGFYFRKPAHPISLAHIKSYWQRNRGCFACPVSCLKTKENGEFLPDIDALWALGPLSGIYDLKTIITAYDICIKMGLDPVETGLTLACLMSLKERGLLEKEELKIKLQFGNKEAFLDILTSIVKEKEPILGKGAFGVCQYLDKPDLFIGVKGRSAAFDAQSYWPLGLQYATSSCGATHLNGFVFSQGITKVRGDIVSQVKTLQDKIAVLEALGICPHGLAGLSLDTMASMLEGVSGITLTQEDLLKIGESIYQLEHEFNQKAGIEEDNLPKRWLFPNFSNLLKDYHQLRGWQ; encoded by the coding sequence ATGTTTGGTTATCAAGGAAAATTCTTAAGGGTTGACTTAAGCAAGGCAGAAACAAATCTAGAGGAAGCAGATACTGAGGTTTATTTAAATTTTTTAGGAGGGCGCGGTCTAGGAGTAAAGATTTTTTCTGCAGAAGTCTCTCCTGAGATTACTCCTCTAAGTCCTGAAAATAAGATTGTGATGGCTACTGGGCCTCTAACCGGAACAGGTGCAAGCTGTGGTTCTATTTGTAATATTGTTACCAAGTCTAGTTTGACAAAGACCATTATAAGTGCCCAAGCAAAACTTTATTTTGGAGCTGAGCTAAAGGCCAGTGGTTATGATGGCATTATCATTGAGGGAAGGGCCCAAGAGCCTAGTTATCTCTTTATCAAAGACCAAAAAGCTCAATTACTGCCAGCAAAATATTTAAGTGAGATGAATACTGACCAGACAGAAGCCCTAATCCGCTCTACGATAAATGACCCTTGGGAGGCCAGAGAAATCAGAATAATATCCATTGGACCGGCAGGGGAAAAATTACTTCCTTTGGCTGCCTTGGTAACCGATGGGATGTTAGTCCCAAACAGTGTAGGGATTGGGGCAGTTTTTGGGAGTAAAAACTTAAAGGCCATCGTAGTAAGAGGCACCAAAGATATCCTGATTCACGACCCAAAACTATTTTTGAAGGCAGTGGTAAACTCCATTAATGAGTTTTATCAAAGTAGCTCTTTAAAGGCCTTTTCTGAATTATCTAGCTATGTAATCCTTGAGGAGTTTTTAAATAATGGGATTTTATCTGGTTTTTATTTTAGAAAACCTGCTCATCCCATCTCTTTGGCCCACATTAAATCTTATTGGCAAAGAAATAGGGGTTGCTTTGCTTGCCCTGTTAGTTGCTTAAAGACCAAAGAAAACGGAGAGTTTTTGCCTGATATAGATGCCCTTTGGGCCTTGGGCCCTTTGAGTGGAATTTATGACCTAAAAACGATTATCACTGCCTATGATATATGTATTAAAATGGGCTTAGACCCAGTAGAAACGGGTCTTACTTTAGCTTGTTTAATGTCTTTGAAAGAAAGAGGACTTTTAGAAAAAGAAGAATTAAAGATAAAACTCCAGTTCGGAAATAAGGAGGCCTTTTTAGATATTTTAACCTCTATAGTGAAAGAAAAAGAACCTATTTTAGGAAAAGGGGCGTTTGGTGTTTGTCAATATTTGGATAAGCCTGATTTATTCATAGGGGTAAAGGGCAGAAGTGCTGCTTTTGATGCCCAGAGTTATTGGCCTTTGGGACTCCAATATGCTACTTCTAGTTGCGGGGCCACTCATCTAAATGGGTTTGTGTTTTCTCAAGGCATTACTAAAGTTAGGGGAGACATAGTTTCGCAGGTGAAAACACTTCAAGATAAAATTGCCGTTTTAGAGGCTTTGGGCATTTGTCCTCATGGATTAGCAGGCCTTTCTTTGGATACTATGGCTTCCATGCTTGAGGGAGTTAGTGGAATAACCTTAACCCAGGAAGACCTACTGAAAATAGGTGAAAGTATTTATCAATTAGAACATGAATTTAATCAAAAGGCAGGCATTGAAGAAGACAATTTGCCTAAAAGATGGCTTTTTCCCAATTTTTCAAACCTTCTAAAAGATTATCATCAGTTAAGAGGGTGGCAATAA
- a CDS encoding FAD-dependent oxidoreductase, with the protein MPSVGSVMVIGAGIAGIQAALDLAENGFKVYLVEKGPSIAGKMAQLDKTFPTNDCAMCILSPKLSECARNVNIDIITLAQIRSISGVPGHFKVVIHKTPRYIDEIKCTNCGLCIQYCPTLVPDKYNQGYSYTKCIHLPFTQAIPAIPMIEPDACLYLTDQMCQICFLACNYEAINFKQRPSELELEVGAIIIASGYEVFDARLKGEFGYGVFANVITSLEFERLISASGPYFGHIQRPSDNQPPKKIAWIQCVGSRDRRLNRGYCSSVCCMYATKEAILAKEHIKDLDATIFYIDIRAFGKGYERYYQRAEEQYGINYIKSHISTIKENPQNKNLIISYLNEEGQKTEAEFDLVVLSVGVSASVEMEELAQTLGIELNHYHFCQTNPFTPIETSRPGIYVCGMASAPKDIPEAVMDASGAAAAAESLLAESRFSLTKTKEMMPERDVSEEEPKIGVFICHCGTNIGGVLNVPQLVEYSKKLPNVVYAQNVLYACATDAQELIKKAVIEQGLNRLVIAACTPRSHLPLFQEVAAEAGLNPYLVEMANIREHNAWVHSRAVKVAMLKAQAAIRMAVARAVRLKPLQPRQYSVTQSALVIGGGISGMTAALELAKQGFEVHLLEKTNQLGGVAKRIPKTIEGKDVKTFLKTLISQVEKEERIKLYLNTEVLKTEGFIGNFITKIRNRTTNEEREIRHGIVIMATGAQEFKPHGFYDYGKHPNIFTSLELKEKIAQDKEQFKDKKQVVFIQCVGSRNEERPYCSRTCCTLAIENALALKEINPEIDIYILYRDVRTYGLKEDYYAQAREKNVKFIRFEKKTLHKFQWKENKLRCAYMNQV; encoded by the coding sequence ATGCCTTCAGTAGGAAGTGTTATGGTGATAGGAGCAGGCATTGCTGGTATCCAGGCGGCTCTCGATTTAGCCGAAAATGGATTTAAAGTCTACTTAGTAGAAAAAGGACCATCTATTGCAGGGAAAATGGCTCAGTTGGATAAGACCTTCCCTACCAATGATTGTGCTATGTGTATTCTTTCTCCCAAACTTTCTGAATGTGCACGCAATGTGAATATTGATATTATTACCTTGGCCCAAATAAGGTCCATTTCTGGCGTCCCTGGGCATTTTAAGGTGGTTATTCACAAAACACCTCGTTATATAGATGAAATTAAATGCACTAACTGTGGTCTTTGTATTCAGTATTGTCCAACTTTAGTCCCAGATAAATACAATCAAGGTTATTCTTACACCAAGTGTATTCATCTTCCCTTTACTCAAGCAATTCCAGCTATTCCAATGATAGAACCCGATGCCTGTCTCTATCTCACGGATCAGATGTGTCAGATCTGCTTCTTAGCCTGTAACTATGAAGCCATAAATTTTAAACAAAGACCATCTGAGCTAGAACTAGAAGTAGGTGCAATAATAATTGCCTCTGGATATGAAGTCTTTGACGCTAGATTAAAAGGTGAGTTTGGGTATGGGGTTTTTGCCAATGTGATTACTTCTTTAGAATTTGAACGTTTGATTTCTGCTAGTGGTCCCTATTTTGGTCATATCCAGAGACCTTCTGATAATCAACCTCCTAAAAAAATTGCCTGGATTCAATGTGTAGGTTCTAGGGATAGGAGATTAAATAGGGGTTATTGTTCTTCTGTGTGTTGTATGTATGCTACCAAAGAAGCCATATTAGCCAAGGAGCATATAAAGGATTTGGACGCTACCATCTTTTATATTGATATTCGTGCTTTTGGAAAGGGTTATGAACGCTACTACCAAAGGGCAGAGGAGCAATACGGCATAAATTATATTAAAAGTCATATATCCACCATTAAGGAAAATCCCCAAAACAAAAACCTGATAATTTCTTATCTAAATGAAGAAGGACAGAAGACAGAAGCAGAATTTGATTTAGTAGTGTTATCTGTAGGAGTAAGTGCTTCTGTGGAGATGGAAGAACTGGCTCAAACATTGGGGATTGAATTAAACCATTATCATTTTTGTCAAACAAATCCATTTACTCCTATAGAAACTAGCAGACCTGGCATTTATGTGTGTGGGATGGCTAGTGCCCCTAAGGACATTCCAGAAGCAGTTATGGACGCCAGTGGCGCGGCCGCGGCAGCAGAGTCTTTATTAGCAGAGTCACGTTTTTCTCTCACTAAAACAAAGGAAATGATGCCAGAAAGAGATGTCTCTGAAGAAGAACCCAAGATAGGGGTATTTATTTGTCATTGTGGAACAAATATTGGGGGAGTCCTCAATGTGCCTCAATTAGTTGAATATAGTAAAAAATTGCCCAATGTAGTTTATGCCCAAAATGTGCTATATGCCTGTGCTACTGATGCTCAAGAATTGATAAAAAAAGCTGTTATAGAGCAAGGTCTTAATCGTTTGGTAATAGCGGCTTGCACTCCCCGCTCTCATTTACCCTTGTTTCAAGAAGTGGCCGCAGAAGCAGGTTTAAATCCTTATCTGGTAGAAATGGCTAATATTCGTGAGCATAATGCCTGGGTTCACAGTCGGGCAGTTAAGGTAGCCATGCTTAAGGCTCAAGCAGCAATAAGAATGGCTGTCGCTAGGGCAGTTAGGCTCAAACCTTTGCAACCCCGGCAATATTCTGTTACTCAATCTGCCTTAGTTATAGGGGGTGGGATTTCTGGGATGACTGCGGCCTTAGAATTGGCCAAACAGGGTTTTGAGGTCCATCTTTTGGAAAAGACAAACCAATTAGGTGGAGTAGCTAAACGGATTCCCAAAACCATTGAAGGGAAAGATGTAAAGACATTTCTTAAAACATTGATTTCTCAAGTTGAAAAGGAAGAAAGGATAAAATTATACTTAAATACTGAAGTATTAAAAACAGAAGGTTTTATAGGTAATTTTATCACTAAAATTCGTAACCGGACTACCAATGAAGAGAGAGAAATTAGACATGGAATAGTGATTATGGCCACTGGTGCCCAAGAATTTAAACCTCATGGTTTTTATGATTATGGTAAGCATCCTAATATTTTTACTTCTTTAGAACTAAAGGAGAAAATAGCTCAAGATAAAGAACAATTTAAGGATAAAAAACAAGTGGTGTTTATCCAATGTGTGGGTTCTAGAAACGAGGAAAGACCCTATTGTTCCCGCACTTGTTGCACCTTGGCTATAGAAAATGCCTTGGCTCTAAAAGAAATTAATCCTGAAATAGATATCTATATTCTTTATCGTGATGTCCGCACTTACGGTTTAAAGGAAGATTATTATGCTCAGGCCAGAGAAAAAAATGTAAAATTTATTCGCTTTGAAAAAAAAACTCTCCACAAGTTTCAGTGGAAGGAGAACAAATTACGGTGCGCGTATATGAACCAAGTTTAG
- a CDS encoding 4Fe-4S binding protein — MRVYEPSLGEYIELNPDFLVLSAAIVPNPDNEKLAQIFKISLTQDKFFLEAHMKLRPVDFSSDGLFMCGLAHGPKFIPESIVQGQAAASRAATILSKSKLQGEAIIAEVFEENCDGCGYCVGVCPFMAIKLFEYMYQGEVKKMVEVNESLCKGCGCCMATCPKRGIMVKNFDLDILSAMIETALLSSG, encoded by the coding sequence GTGCGCGTATATGAACCAAGTTTAGGAGAATATATAGAACTTAATCCTGACTTTTTGGTGCTAAGTGCAGCCATTGTGCCTAATCCAGATAACGAAAAACTGGCACAGATATTTAAAATCTCCTTGACCCAGGATAAATTTTTCTTAGAGGCGCATATGAAATTACGACCTGTGGATTTTTCCTCAGATGGGTTGTTTATGTGTGGCCTGGCCCATGGGCCTAAGTTTATTCCTGAAAGCATTGTTCAAGGACAAGCAGCAGCCAGCCGGGCAGCAACTATCTTGTCTAAGTCCAAGCTCCAAGGAGAGGCTATAATCGCAGAGGTATTTGAGGAAAACTGTGATGGCTGTGGTTATTGTGTAGGTGTATGTCCCTTTATGGCAATTAAGCTTTTTGAATATATGTATCAAGGTGAAGTGAAAAAAATGGTAGAAGTCAATGAATCTTTATGTAAAGGATGTGGTTGTTGTATGGCCACCTGTCCAAAACGTGGTATTATGGTAAAAAATTTCGATTTAGATATTTTGTCAGCCATGATTGAGACGGCATTGCTCTCATCTGGCTAA
- a CDS encoding transketolase C-terminal domain-containing protein, which translates to MPKRIGIEVSIAIAEAVKLCDVDIICAYPITPQTHIVEHLSELVANGELDAEFIPVESEHSAMSVAVGASATGARVYTATSAQGLFLMHEVLFIASGMRLPIVMTVANRALSAPISIWNDHSDIMAERDIAWIQTFAINGQEVYDLTFHAFRVAEDKNVQLPVIVNLDGFTLTHVIEPIELVDQEAVEKYLPPREPILTLHPDHPITMGPVGVPEIYTEARRQIEVALMQSYDTIVKAWEEFGQIFGRQYHPIETYRTEDAELIFVTMGSFTENAMMAVDELRDKGERVGLIYIRLWRPFPHKDFHQAIGEAKTLVVLDRAITYGVNSGPVYSEIRSSLYDKPKKPYIQGFVAGLGGRDVPVESFIEMAEIAKKARRAKFSQYIHFDVKED; encoded by the coding sequence ATGCCCAAACGCATTGGCATAGAGGTTTCTATTGCAATAGCAGAAGCGGTTAAACTCTGTGATGTAGACATTATTTGTGCCTACCCTATTACTCCTCAAACGCATATTGTAGAACACTTATCAGAATTAGTGGCCAATGGAGAATTGGATGCAGAGTTCATTCCTGTAGAATCAGAACACTCTGCTATGAGTGTAGCTGTAGGGGCCTCGGCTACCGGAGCAAGAGTTTATACCGCTACCAGTGCTCAAGGCTTATTTTTAATGCATGAAGTTTTGTTCATTGCCTCTGGTATGCGATTGCCTATTGTTATGACAGTGGCCAATCGTGCCCTTTCTGCCCCTATTAGCATCTGGAATGACCACAGTGATATTATGGCTGAGAGAGATATAGCTTGGATTCAAACCTTTGCTATTAATGGTCAAGAAGTCTATGATTTAACCTTTCACGCCTTTAGGGTGGCCGAGGATAAAAATGTTCAATTGCCAGTAATAGTTAATCTGGATGGATTTACCTTAACCCATGTGATTGAACCTATAGAGTTGGTTGACCAGGAGGCAGTAGAAAAATATTTACCTCCAAGGGAACCGATTTTGACCTTACATCCCGACCATCCAATTACCATGGGTCCGGTGGGTGTGCCTGAGATTTATACTGAGGCCAGGAGGCAAATAGAAGTAGCGCTAATGCAATCTTATGATACAATTGTGAAGGCCTGGGAAGAGTTTGGGCAAATCTTTGGTAGGCAATACCATCCTATAGAGACTTACCGCACTGAAGACGCAGAACTCATCTTTGTTACTATGGGTTCTTTTACCGAAAACGCCATGATGGCGGTGGATGAACTTCGGGATAAAGGGGAAAGAGTAGGTCTTATTTATATTCGCCTGTGGCGACCTTTTCCTCATAAAGACTTCCATCAGGCCATAGGTGAGGCAAAGACTTTGGTAGTGTTAGACCGCGCTATTACTTATGGGGTTAATAGTGGTCCGGTTTATTCTGAAATTCGCTCTTCTTTATATGATAAACCCAAGAAACCATATATTCAGGGATTTGTGGCTGGCTTGGGGGGAAGAGATGTGCCTGTAGAAAGTTTTATAGAGATGGCTGAGATAGCTAAGAAGGCTAGGAGAGCAAAATTTTCCCAATATATACATTTTGATGTAAAGGAAGATTAA